Part of the Triticum aestivum cultivar Chinese Spring chromosome 4D, IWGSC CS RefSeq v2.1, whole genome shotgun sequence genome is shown below.
CATTGGTATTTCCCTTagacaagaaagaaaattaaacaaacaaaataatgaagttttctaatgAAGAATGAATTTTTTGCATTGGTATTATCCTTTTAAAAAGGAACTAAATAAAAAATGACAAAATTTGTGCACaactaaaaaaaatcaaaataatgaagtttcctaagaaagaatgaattagtgacattggtattaccctttaagaaaataaaaagaatCTAAAATAAATAATAACGAAATTGCACACAATTACACAGAAATTGCACATTTTTAATATATGCGAGAATAAACACATATGATTGTGGAATTTTGTAAAAATAAGTTCCCTatgaaggaatgaattagtggcatttgtATCCTTTAAACAGAGCataaataaaaattaaaaataaataaataataaattttgtaagaaagaatgaattagtatCATTGGTATTACCTTTTAAGAAGGAAAAAATGTGCACACACTTTGCACTAAAATTGCACTTTTTTAATATGGAAATATTAATCATATAGTAGTGCAATTTGGCACATACTTGTATagcactccctccgtttcataatattTGTCGAGGTTTTAGGTCAAATCCATGAAAAGAATTATGGAATGGAAGGAGCATTTGTGGGCATATATTTGCACTCACCTAGCATTCCAAAAATATCCATAAACGAAAAAAACAAACCAACTaacactaaaaaaataaaaaataaaaaataaagaaaaaacggataaaaagagaaaaaaataaagggaGAAAGGGGAAGGTTGGGTCGCACATGGTAATGTTCTTCGGCCCACTACGGAATCAATTGACCCTAATATGTGGTTAGCCGATTTAACACAACCCAAACACCTCAGAGGACAAATCGGGAAAAATAGCAACACGAATCACAAAGCAATACAACGACACAAAAAAATCGTCTGGCCCAAAATAAAATTTCAGGTGACTTACATGTAGCTAAATTGATTAGGTATGCAGGTTCTTCTCCGCTTTGACTCGTGTCAAAGCAAATGTTGCCTATATTGACTCTTGTAAGTTGCACAAGACTAGTTAAAAGACGAATCATCGCTAATCATCCGCATTTGTAAAACACTTCTGATATAATGAAATTCAACGTCAAGCATCGACAATTTTTTCTTGCTTTTCATGTATCAGTTTGGACCTTTTATTTCTTAATTGATACCGATTCCTGACATAGGAATTAACTAATTTGCTAGTATTTGTGTTCTTCATGTTACTGTCATCTTTGGCTCACCATCCCTCATGAGTCATGAGGTCACTGCTATGAGCACTCTCTCTCCTTTCCTTCTCGCTagaagttactactccctccgtccggaaaagcttgtcccaagcttgtttctcaaatggatgtatctagcactaacttggtgctagatacatccatttgagggacaagttttttcggacggagggagtacaagctaaAAAGTTTTTACTTGAGCGAAAGCTAAAATGTTGTTTACTTGAGCAAAAGCTAAAATGTTGTTGGTTCAAATGCACTTAACATCTCTAAGACATCATATATTTTACAAATATGAGTAAACTAGGGGTGCTAAAAAAATTAAGGTTCAGCTGACCCCACAAATAACACTTAGATCGTCACTGCCCCCTCTCCTCTACCATCTCAGCCTGAAGCCTAAGGGCATCTACTGCCGGACTGATCAAATTTGGCCCCTCTAACGTCCGCGGACGCGCCTGGTCAGCGTCCGGGCGTGTCCATTTTGACTCCCTATTTTTCGTTCACGCAGCCATGTCCCTCACTTTTCTCGTTATATGTCCGGTCACATGCATGTGATTTGTGGAGAAGAAAAGAGaaatgaaaataaataataaagaaaaaaaagatgcTCGGTGGTGGACCCAATCCTATGTGACGGATGCAGGACCACTAACCGGACACGCCAGGGCACTCCTCATACCCATCTCATATATAAGATGAATATGAGGGCTGCCGGACAACCCGGACATTTAAGGAGACTTTGAGGGATCCGGCTGGGTCAACCTTTTGCTTCTCTCTCCTGTCCGGTCAATTGTCCCTACATTCGACCGGTCAATTTGAGGagtccagttgtagatgctctaactctTCCAGTTTCGCATCCATCGTAGTCTCTGCGTCAGTTCATGTCCCACCTTGTCTCCGTCATTGTAGTCTCTGCGCCAGTTCCTGCCCTATCGATGGCGAAAATATCAACAAAAGCTCAAAAGAATTTCAGTTGCGTGGATAATAGCATACCTTCCACAAAAACACAGACCATACATTTTCCCTTTCGAAGAGAACATATATGAGATCCACATAATTCTCACTCACAGATATTGGATATGATATGTAGGAGCACATAATTCCATTTTATATCGAAAACCAGAAAGTAGAATTTAAAAAGAGAGATCCTACTGATGACCCCAATCACCATACTGTAAGCTGATGGGAGACACCTCACCAACCTATGAAACACATTTACTCATCATCATACATGCATGCAAGAGTGCGTCCATATAAGCCCATATGTTGCACCGGTGGCTTCCCATCTTCTTCCAAGCCAGCCATGGATTCCCTCCTCTGGTCCGTGGAGCTCCTCTCCCTCCTTTGCTTCTTCGTCTTCTACTACCGCCACCTCCAGTCCAAGAAAATAAGCAAGGCGGAGCCGACCGAATGGCCAATCCTGGGCCATCTTTTCGGCATGGTCGCCAACCTGTCCCACTTCCATGACTGGGCCACCGGCATCCTGGCCGGCACGCGCTACAACTTCGAAGCTCGCGCCGGGATCACCGGCGTCCGCTTCTTCGTCACCTGCGACCCCGCCAACGTGCGCCACATCTTCACCTCCAACTTCGCCAACTACCCCAAGGGCGACGAGTTCGCCGAGATCTTCGACGTCTTCGGCGACGGCATCTTCAACGCCGACGGCGACTCCTGGCGCCGCCAGCGTGCCAAGTCACAGCTCATCATGGCGGGCCCTCGCTTCCGCGCCTTCTCGGCGCGCTACAGCCGCGACAAGGTGGAGAGGAGCCTCCTGCCTTTCCTCGCCCACGCCGCCGAGGCCGGGTCCACACCCTGCGACCTGCACGACGTGTTCCTGCGCCTGACGTTCGACATGACCTGCAACCTCGTCTTCGGCGTCGACCCCGGGTGCCTGCAGATTGACCTCCCCGTGGTGCCCTTCGCGCGCGCCATGGACGACGTGCTCGAGACGCTCTTCCTCCGCCACATCATCTCGCCCGCGTGCTGGAAGCTCATGTACCGGTATGAGGTCGGCACCGAGAGGAAGATGGCCGCGGCTCGTAGGACCATCGACCGGTTCGCCGCGGACACCATCGCGAAACGCAGGGCCGACCACAAGCTCGGCGACGAGGGCGTCACCGACTCGTCCGACATGCTCTCGTCCTTCATCTGCAACGGTGACGCGAGCGAGTACAGCGACGACTTCTTGCGTGACACCACGGTgaacctcctcctcgccggccgggACACCACCGGCGCGGCGCTGTCCTGGTTCTTCTACCTGCTCTCCAAGAACCCACGCGTCGAGCAGAAGATCCTGGACGAACTGGCGCCGATCGCTTCCCGGAAGAAGCAGCTGGCGGGCGACGACGGCATGGCGGTGTTCGACGTGAGCGAGCTGAGCGGCATGGTGTACCTGCACGCGGCGCTGTGCGAGTGCCTGAGGCTGTACCCGTCCGTGCCCTTCGagcacaaggcggcggtggccgacGACGTGCTCCCCAGCGGGCACGAGATGAAGGCCGGCGACAAGATACTCATCTTCTCCTACTGCATGGCGAGGATGGAGGGCGTGTGGGGCAAGGACTGCATGGAGTTCAGGCCGGAGAGGTGGGTCACCGCCGACGGGAAGCTGAGGTACGAGCCGTCCTACAAGTTCATCTCCTTCAACGCCGGACCCAGGACCTGCCTCGGCAAGGAGATGGCGTTCGTGCAGATGAAGACCGCCGCGGCGGCCGTGCTCTGGAACTTCGCAGTCAAGACCGTGCCTGGCCACGTCGTCGAGCCGAAGCTGTCCATCATTCTCCACATGAAGAACGGGCTCGCCGTCACGGTCAAGAGGAGGAACGTCGCGGGCGTGCATGGCTAGCTAGTACGTACCTACGTGCCTACTACCTACATGTCTCGGCCACAAAGTATACGGGCCGTATATATGTAACGTAGCTACACGTACGTACATGTACACGTATTATATGTATGCAAAAAGAGTGGCATGTGTGCTTACTAATAGTGTAATGGTGTTCCATACTAcaagaatatataaaaatataagAAAAATAGACGTGTGTAGGTGTGCGTTGTGACATGTGTGTAAGCTGTATGTGTGTGTTCCCTAAATAGAAAATGGAGGCATGGGCACCAGCTTGGATGCATGATCCATACAGCTTGGATGCTTGTCCCAGCTGCACACTATATTTTCGCACACGCTGCCTATATACATTTCTGGAAGTTATCATATGCATGCTCACTTTCTTATTCGTTATGCATATCACACTTTTGTATGCTACATCATTTTGCATCTAGCAGTAGCCCGTAGCTAGACCGGGAGAGGCAGACTTGGATTGGAAGCAGCATTAATTCGGGAAACGGCCGGAGTCAGATATTCAGATAGATATCCATGTTCCACATGCGTTTGTTGAATAGTGTGCCACGCACAGGACAGGGTATTAACCGATCCATATATGGTAGTAATATAGATCAGCACGCATGGGGTACTAGATAGGGGCAGGAGCTAGAAAGAAGGAACTGTGTACGTATGAATAATTCAACTTTGttgcgcaaaaaaaaaagaataattCAACTTTCCCAACAATGTTTGGCATTCGTGTCCTTCCATCCGATAATCTTCCCCCTCCAACCAATCATGTCAATAATTTGCGGTCATGTTTGCACAACTGCACTCCAATCAGCGGGAGTACTACCCTGCTATCTGCCCCCTTTGTTGCCGACGAACGAATACTACTATAGACTCCTTCTGACCAATCTCTATGCTCCCGAATATTCGTTCGTACATGAATGCTTCACGTCTATTCTACTTAACGCACACTAGTGGCACTTCCCACCGGGACACGACTGTTCTGATTCCGAGCTAATGTGAGCTTGGATGAACAGTAAAAGCAAAAAATTGCCCTGGTCCGTGTTGCTCTGTGTGTATGTACTTATCCTGCTGCTGGGCCTCCTTATGTCTGAACCCTCAAATTCATCCAACCCCATGCAACAtgcggcctcctcagcggcccggGGGAGCAGCACTCCGCACCCGGGCACATAGGCCAGTTCAAAGGGCCCGATTAGAGAGCGCCTCAAACCCCCTCATACTTTCCGGTGGACGGCTGTGAcgtccccgatttgaccgtacactaatcatgcatgcaaatatgtacgatcaagatcaagaactcacgggaagatatcacaacataactctaaaacataaataagtcatacaagcatcataatacaagccaggggcctcgatggctcgaatacaagtgctcgattatagacgagtcagcggaagcaacaatatctgagta
Proteins encoded:
- the LOC123098975 gene encoding noroxomaritidine synthase 3, with translation MDSLLWSVELLSLLCFFVFYYRHLQSKKISKAEPTEWPILGHLFGMVANLSHFHDWATGILAGTRYNFEARAGITGVRFFVTCDPANVRHIFTSNFANYPKGDEFAEIFDVFGDGIFNADGDSWRRQRAKSQLIMAGPRFRAFSARYSRDKVERSLLPFLAHAAEAGSTPCDLHDVFLRLTFDMTCNLVFGVDPGCLQIDLPVVPFARAMDDVLETLFLRHIISPACWKLMYRYEVGTERKMAAARRTIDRFAADTIAKRRADHKLGDEGVTDSSDMLSSFICNGDASEYSDDFLRDTTVNLLLAGRDTTGAALSWFFYLLSKNPRVEQKILDELAPIASRKKQLAGDDGMAVFDVSELSGMVYLHAALCECLRLYPSVPFEHKAAVADDVLPSGHEMKAGDKILIFSYCMARMEGVWGKDCMEFRPERWVTADGKLRYEPSYKFISFNAGPRTCLGKEMAFVQMKTAAAAVLWNFAVKTVPGHVVEPKLSIILHMKNGLAVTVKRRNVAGVHG